From one Rattus norvegicus strain BN/NHsdMcwi chromosome 7, GRCr8, whole genome shotgun sequence genomic stretch:
- the Glipr1 gene encoding glioma pathogenesis-related protein 1 isoform X1 has translation MQVLLAVMVWMASSASGFSYTASTLPKITNEDFIEECVEVHNHFRSKAYPPAGNMLYMSWDPKLAQIAKAWAQSCVFQHNPQLHSRIHPNFTGLGENIWLGSLSLFSVRAAILAWFEESQYYDFSTGKCKKVCGHYTQIVWADSYKIGCAVQLCPRGANFICNYGPAGNYPTWPYKQGATCSACPKDDKCLNNLCTNPQRDQVSRHSADYPKYLRNRYTSLYLIAKSVLLLLSVIITIWVKHKYPNLVLLD, from the exons ATGCAGGTCCTCCTCGCTGTGATGGTCTGGATGGCTTCTTCTGCGTCTGGTTTTTCATATACAGCAAGTACTTTGCCAAAAATAACAAACGAGGACTTCATCGAAGAATGCGTTGAAGTTCACAACCACTTTCGGTCAAAAGCGTATCCACCGGCCGGGAATATGTTGTACATG TCTTGGGACCCAAAACTAGCCCAAATTGCAAAAGCGTGGGCACAGTCTTGTGTATTTCAACACAACCCACAGCTGCATTCGCGAATACACCCAAACTTTACTGGCCTGGGCGAAAACATTTGGCTTGGCTCTCTATCCCTCTTCTCAGTACGTGCGGCCATCCTCGCCTGGTTTGAAGAAAGCCAGTACTATGACTTCAGCACTGGGAAATGTAAAAAAGTCTGTGGGCATTACACTCAG ATTGTTTGGGCAGATAGTTACAAGATTGGCTGTGCAGTGCAACTCTGCCCCAGAGGAGCAAATTTTATTTGCAACTATGGACCAGC AGGGAATTACCCAACGTGGCCATATAAGCAGGGAGCCACTTGCAGTGCTTGCCCAAAGGATGACAAGTGCCTGAACAATCTCTGCA CTAACCCACAACGAGATCAGGTCTCAC GTCACTCTGCTGATTATCCAAAATATCTACGTAACAGATACACATCGCTCTATCTCATCGCTAAGTCAGTTCTCCTATTACTGTCTGTCATAATTACCATTTGGGTAAAGCACAAATATCCTAACTTAGTTCTTTTGGACTAA
- the Glipr1 gene encoding glioma pathogenesis-related protein 1 isoform X2 has protein sequence MQVLLAVMVWMASSASGFSYTASTLPKITNEDFIEECVEVHNHFRSKAYPPAGNMLYMSWDPKLAQIAKAWAQSCVFQHNPQLHSRIHPNFTGLGENIWLGSLSLFSVRAAILAWFEESQYYDFSTGKCKKVCGHYTQIVWADSYKIGCAVQLCPRGANFICNYGPA, from the exons ATGCAGGTCCTCCTCGCTGTGATGGTCTGGATGGCTTCTTCTGCGTCTGGTTTTTCATATACAGCAAGTACTTTGCCAAAAATAACAAACGAGGACTTCATCGAAGAATGCGTTGAAGTTCACAACCACTTTCGGTCAAAAGCGTATCCACCGGCCGGGAATATGTTGTACATG TCTTGGGACCCAAAACTAGCCCAAATTGCAAAAGCGTGGGCACAGTCTTGTGTATTTCAACACAACCCACAGCTGCATTCGCGAATACACCCAAACTTTACTGGCCTGGGCGAAAACATTTGGCTTGGCTCTCTATCCCTCTTCTCAGTACGTGCGGCCATCCTCGCCTGGTTTGAAGAAAGCCAGTACTATGACTTCAGCACTGGGAAATGTAAAAAAGTCTGTGGGCATTACACTCAG ATTGTTTGGGCAGATAGTTACAAGATTGGCTGTGCAGTGCAACTCTGCCCCAGAGGAGCAAATTTTATTTGCAACTATGGACCAGC CTAA